The Coleofasciculus chthonoplastes PCC 7420 genome includes a region encoding these proteins:
- a CDS encoding RNA-guided endonuclease InsQ/TnpB family protein, translated as MITSYQYRLKPTYEQRCRLTRWLDMLRYQYNWLLAERFDWWEMNRSPINACFLTCSIAQPKEQPEYYGQKRSLVQLKQERPWYKDIHAHVLQDVVKRVDLAFKRFIEGDSKGKRSGKPRFKGKNRYRTMAFPSIKSECIQGNRIVLPKMGAIKFIQHRPTPDGFVVKRALITQKADGWYVTLILSDKSVPNTPTRYIQPTEENSIGVDAGLDYFAACSDGTLVEPPKFYRQAEDKLAQLQVKRELRAKGTRARRKLNQRLARLHQRIARQRRQWHYELAGELLDKADVVFVEDLKISNMNRRNKPKQDEQGNFLPNRQSQKSGLNKSLADAGIAGFLNDILPYKAEKAGKQIVKVNPAGTSQHCAICLNRVSKSLSERWHECPDCGASMPRDLCSGILIKKVGLGIASLKNAKSRKRDGEARALSVG; from the coding sequence ATGATTACCTCCTATCAATACCGTCTTAAGCCTACATACGAACAGCGATGTCGTCTGACTCGTTGGCTCGATATGTTGCGCTACCAGTACAACTGGCTATTGGCGGAAAGATTCGACTGGTGGGAAATGAACCGTAGTCCAATCAACGCTTGCTTTCTAACTTGCAGTATTGCTCAACCAAAAGAACAGCCAGAATACTACGGGCAAAAACGTTCTTTGGTACAGCTAAAGCAGGAACGTCCTTGGTATAAAGACATCCATGCTCATGTACTTCAGGATGTAGTGAAGCGGGTCGATTTAGCTTTCAAACGATTTATAGAAGGCGATAGCAAGGGAAAGCGTAGTGGCAAGCCTCGATTCAAGGGGAAGAATCGTTATCGAACGATGGCTTTCCCTTCTATTAAGTCTGAGTGCATACAAGGGAATCGAATTGTTCTGCCAAAGATGGGAGCCATTAAGTTCATCCAACACCGACCAACACCGGATGGTTTTGTGGTTAAACGAGCCCTAATCACCCAAAAAGCTGATGGCTGGTATGTCACCTTAATTCTCTCAGACAAGTCGGTTCCTAATACTCCGACAAGATACATTCAGCCAACAGAAGAGAATAGTATTGGTGTGGATGCAGGGCTGGACTATTTTGCGGCTTGTTCTGACGGGACTTTAGTTGAACCTCCAAAGTTTTATCGCCAAGCTGAAGACAAGCTCGCCCAACTTCAAGTCAAAAGGGAATTAAGAGCAAAAGGGACTAGAGCCAGGCGTAAACTGAATCAGCGCCTAGCTAGACTCCATCAACGTATTGCCAGACAGCGTAGGCAATGGCATTACGAGTTAGCCGGAGAACTACTAGACAAGGCTGATGTGGTTTTTGTCGAAGACCTCAAAATCTCCAATATGAATCGGCGCAATAAGCCCAAACAAGATGAACAAGGCAACTTCCTTCCCAATCGGCAATCTCAAAAGTCAGGCTTGAATAAAAGCTTGGCTGATGCGGGGATAGCGGGATTCCTCAACGATATATTGCCTTACAAAGCTGAAAAAGCTGGTAAGCAAATTGTCAAGGTAAATCCTGCGGGTACATCTCAACATTGTGCAATTTGCTTAAATCGGGTTTCTAAATCTCTATCTGAGAGGTGGCATGAATGCCCTGATTGCGGTGCTTCTATGCCACGAGATCTGTGTTCAGGTATTTTAATCAAAAAAGTGGGGTTGGGCATCGCCTCACTCAAAAACGCGAAGTCTCGGAAACGGGATGGAGAAGCTCGCGCTCTATCCGTAGGATGA